A DNA window from Arachis duranensis cultivar V14167 chromosome 3, aradu.V14167.gnm2.J7QH, whole genome shotgun sequence contains the following coding sequences:
- the LOC107478796 gene encoding uncharacterized protein LOC107478796: MEDTLCIFLQEQREFLKRQEATMTSFAEAISCLSTLPSQALPNPKGGLNAITLRSGTTLQERSPKETTLDEDIIEVEDEKEVQIVVEEEVTQVRERGSKEDMLKEAIPIPFSSLAKRTKKQLELDPKMVDNFKKVEVTILLFYAIRQVPKYSKLLKDLCMNKKMINELKTIPFGSLISALMGAISEKCGDPEPCLVSCTIGGVQFVDCMCDLGDCVSIMPLSIYNELNFPPLERSAECFVLADKCIIFVVSIAEDVLVSIKGLTFLIDFYILEMPPNDFGKPSSVLLGRPFLKTSQFKLDGFSSTYSFGINGRAISFNLDEAMKHPPEDHSIFRCDIIDEVVAKVHPGILDEMNLSKRASVGKLNDYDEDTFPPPMLPDNNVPSHELSVELKPLPPHLKYAFLDNNKKLRLIIARELTSDQE, from the exons ATGGAAGATACCCTCTGCATTTTTCTTCAAGAGCAAAGGGAGTTCTTAAAGAGACAAGAGGCCACTATGACCTCCTTTGCCGAAGCCATATCATG CTTAAGTACACTTCCCTCTCAAGCACTACCTAACCCCAAGGGTGGCCTCAATGCCATCACCTTGAGGTCTGGCACCACACTACAAGAGAGAAGTCCTAAGGAGACCACTCTAGATGAAGACATTATTGAGGTGGAAGATGAGAAAGAAGTACAAATAGTTGTTGAAGAGGAAGTTACTCAAGTAAGAGAAAGAGGTTCTAAAGAAGATATGCTAAAAGAAGCCATTCCAATCCCATTTTCAAGCTTGGCAAAGAGGACCAAAAAGCAATTGGAGTTAGATCCAAAGATGGTGGATaacttcaaaaaggttgaggtaaccattCTTCTTTTTTATGCTATTCGCCAAGTTCCTAAATATTCCAAGCTTTTAAAGGATTTATGCATGAACAAGAAAATGATTAATGAATTGAAAACTATTCCTTTTGGTAGTTTAATTTCTGCTTTAATGGGTGCTATTTCTGAAAAATGTGGGGATCCTGAACCTTGCTTAGTTTCTTGCACTATAGGTGGTGTACAATTTGTGGATTGTATGTGTGATCTTGGTGATTGTGTGAGTATTATGCCTTTGTCTATTTATAATGAATTGAACTTTCCACCCTTGGAACGGTCGGCAGAATGCTTTGTCTTGGCAGACAAATGCATTATTTTTGTCGTTAGTATTGctgaggatgtcttagtgagtATCAAGGGATTGActtttttgattgatttttaCATCCTTGAGATGCCTCCTAATGACTTTGGAAAACCGTCATCCGTCTTATTAGGGAGGCCCTTCTTGAAGACCTCTCAGTTTAAACTTGATGGATTCTCAAGCACCTACTCATTTGGGATTAACGGTAGAGCAATAAGCTTTAATTTGGATGAGGCTATGAAGCATCCACCGGAAGACCACTCTATCTTTCGGTGTGACATTATTGATGAGGTTGTGGCTAAGGTTCACCCTGGGAtccttgatgagatgaatttgAGCAAAAGGGCAAGTGTGGGGAAGCTAAATGATTATGATGAAGACACTTTTCCACCTCCAATGTTGCCGGACAACAATGTACCAAGTCATGAGTTAAGTGTGGAATTGAAGCCTCTACCTCCCCACCTTAAATACGCCTTTCTTGATAACAATAAAAAACTCCGGCTGATCATTGCAAGGGAGCTCACTTCCGACCAAGAATGA